From Bacillus oleivorans:
TAGAAAAAGGCTGCTTAACCATATCTAATAGGCCAGCAGCCTTTCTTGTTGTTTCTTTATTCATCTGACGTTAGCTCACCTTGAAACTGAATTTCCTGATTCACAGGTTTTACCACCTTGTTTCCATTTTCAATGGTCTCTTCAAAGACTGGCTTTTCCATTCGGCGAATCGGTACATATCCCTCTGCTGCCATCCTCTTTAAGCAGTCATCGACCGTCTCATTTTCTAAAACAACAAACCACTTCTTTTTTGGTGCTTTACTCATTTCCCAATTTTCCTTTACGTACACTTTTCACCCAGAATCCCCCGTAAATCGTTTTCGGTTCATATGAAATAATAAAAGCTTTCGGGTCCAACTCTTTTATTGTTTGATAAAGACGTAGTTCATACTTTCGCGGGGTAAGAATCTGCATAGCCAGGCGATCTCCTTCCCTGCCATTCGCCATCCAATGCGTAACGCCAAACCCTTCCTTACGTAATGCATTCGGTAAATCCTTGGCTTCTTCTGTAGTAATTACATTAACTGTGATATATCCTAAAGCCAGTTTTTCCTCAAGCTTCATTCCAACAATTACACCTATGCCATAGCCGACGGCATAAGCAATTAAATTTTGGATTTCATTTAAATTTTCAAGAACTAGCCCTA
This genomic window contains:
- a CDS encoding NETI motif-containing protein, whose protein sequence is MSKAPKKKWFVVLENETVDDCLKRMAAEGYVPIRRMEKPVFEETIENGNKVVKPVNQEIQFQGELTSDE
- a CDS encoding DUF2179 domain-containing protein; translated protein: MLENSLVMVAIILIINVVYVSFFTIRMILTLKGQRYFAAVISMFEVLIYVVGLGLVLENLNEIQNLIAYAVGYGIGVIVGMKLEEKLALGYITVNVITTEEAKDLPNALRKEGFGVTHWMANGREGDRLAMQILTPRKYELRLYQTIKELDPKAFIISYEPKTIYGGFWVKSVRKGKLGNE